In Actinomycetota bacterium, a genomic segment contains:
- a CDS encoding FtsQ-type POTRA domain-containing protein has product MAVWNSSWLKFRSVQVAGNRHTPAAEIIGVAALVPGTRLTDISSSAVARRVEALPWVATASVSHVLPSRIRIVVTERRPAVVVIGPVRAYLVDRTGRVLSAGNTGYPAVNQLDIGAPLPGTTVTSTAFAPAVAVLGALPQDLRSRLASIQAPAADLISILLTDHTRIVYGDAHALADKNADVTALLATGQSFASIDVQAPAHPAAVPH; this is encoded by the coding sequence GTGGCGGTGTGGAACTCCTCGTGGCTGAAGTTCCGCTCGGTGCAGGTGGCCGGCAATCGCCACACCCCGGCGGCCGAGATCATCGGGGTCGCCGCCCTGGTGCCCGGCACCCGGCTCACCGACATCTCGTCCTCGGCGGTGGCCCGCCGAGTGGAGGCGCTGCCGTGGGTGGCGACGGCCTCGGTCAGCCACGTGCTGCCGTCCCGGATCCGGATCGTGGTCACGGAGCGCCGCCCCGCCGTGGTGGTCATCGGCCCCGTCCGGGCCTACCTGGTGGACCGCACCGGGCGGGTCCTGTCGGCGGGCAACACGGGCTACCCGGCGGTCAACCAGCTGGATATCGGCGCACCGCTCCCCGGGACGACCGTGACCTCCACCGCGTTCGCCCCGGCGGTGGCTGTGCTCGGCGCGCTGCCCCAGGACCTCCGCTCCCGGTTGGCGAGCATCCAGGCCCCAGCCGCCGATCTCATCAGCATCCTCCTCACCGACCACACCCGGATCGTCTACGGGGACGCCCACGCGCTGGCGGACAAAAACGCCGATGTCACCGCACTCCTCGCCACCGGGCAGAGCTTCGCCAGCATCGACGTGCAGGCCCCCGCCCACCCGGCAGCGGTCCCGCACTAA
- the murC gene encoding UDP-N-acetylmuramate--L-alanine ligase: MSRLPGLPVAPGGRVHLVGIGGAGMSAIARVLREAGYPVSGSDQRESTVLSALRALGVTVEIGHRARRVAGAALVVASAAVPESNVELEAARTAGIPVLTRGECLARIVEGLRTVAVAGTHGKTTTSGMVATMLQVAGREPTWLLGADLARRGAGGHLGGGTVAVVEADEAYQSFLWLAPEVAVVTNVEDDHLDHYGGLAQLIEAFGAFVAATTGTVILCGDDARAAALAAHATGDLVVYGLETPAVDLPAGLPPDLRIGAEGIETSAEGSRFTLTIDGVPAVPVALRIAGRHNVCNSLAAAGVGLALGLEPRAVADGLAQFAGASRRFEYRGSVLGADLVDDYAHHPTEIAATLEAARWGPWRRVLAVFQPHLYSRTQAMWPAFGSALARADVVVVTDVYGAREQPIPGVTGKLVVDAVCDAAPGRRVAYLPHLEEAADYVRGLLRPGDLLLSLGAGDITTLPQRVLAHGDAVRPER, from the coding sequence GTGAGCCGGCTCCCGGGACTGCCCGTGGCCCCGGGCGGTCGGGTCCACCTGGTGGGCATCGGTGGGGCGGGGATGAGCGCCATCGCCCGCGTCCTGCGGGAGGCGGGCTACCCGGTGTCGGGCTCGGACCAGCGGGAGTCCACTGTGCTTTCCGCCCTGCGGGCGCTCGGGGTGACGGTCGAGATCGGGCACCGGGCGCGCCGAGTGGCGGGCGCCGCCCTGGTGGTGGCATCGGCCGCCGTGCCGGAGTCCAATGTCGAGCTCGAGGCTGCCCGCACGGCGGGCATCCCGGTGCTCACCCGCGGGGAATGCCTGGCGAGGATCGTCGAGGGCCTGCGCACCGTGGCGGTGGCGGGCACCCACGGCAAGACGACGACGTCGGGCATGGTGGCCACGATGCTGCAGGTGGCGGGCCGGGAGCCCACCTGGCTGCTGGGGGCGGACCTCGCCCGGCGGGGCGCCGGGGGCCACCTGGGCGGGGGGACCGTCGCCGTCGTGGAGGCGGACGAGGCGTACCAGTCCTTCCTGTGGCTGGCCCCCGAGGTGGCTGTGGTGACCAACGTCGAGGACGACCACCTGGACCACTACGGCGGCTTGGCGCAGCTCATCGAGGCCTTCGGGGCCTTCGTCGCGGCCACCACCGGCACCGTCATCCTGTGCGGCGACGACGCCCGGGCGGCAGCGCTCGCCGCGCACGCCACCGGGGACCTGGTGGTCTACGGCCTGGAGACACCGGCGGTGGACCTGCCCGCCGGGCTGCCGCCCGACCTGCGGATCGGGGCCGAGGGCATCGAGACCAGCGCCGAGGGCTCCCGCTTCACGCTGACCATCGACGGCGTGCCCGCGGTCCCGGTCGCCCTCCGGATCGCCGGCCGGCACAACGTGTGCAACTCCCTGGCGGCCGCCGGGGTCGGGCTGGCCCTCGGCCTGGAGCCGCGGGCGGTCGCCGACGGGCTCGCCCAGTTCGCCGGGGCCAGCCGGCGCTTCGAGTACCGGGGGAGCGTCCTGGGGGCGGACCTGGTGGACGACTACGCCCACCACCCGACCGAGATCGCCGCCACCCTGGAGGCCGCCCGCTGGGGTCCGTGGCGCCGGGTGCTGGCGGTCTTCCAGCCCCACCTCTACTCCCGCACGCAGGCGATGTGGCCTGCCTTCGGCTCGGCGCTCGCCCGGGCCGACGTCGTGGTGGTCACCGACGTCTACGGCGCCCGCGAGCAGCCCATCCCGGGGGTGACCGGCAAGCTGGTGGTGGACGCGGTGTGTGACGCCGCCCCCGGGCGGCGGGTGGCCTACCTCCCTCACCTGGAGGAGGCGGCCGACTACGTCCGGGGCTTGCTGCGGCCCGGGGACTTGCTGCTGAGCCTGGGGGCGGGCGACATCACGACGCTGCCCCAACGGGTCCTCGCCCACGGCGACGCCGTGCGCCCGGAGCGGTGA
- a CDS encoding YggT family protein has protein sequence MTFLCSVIGAYEIILWVRVIIGFVFMFKPGWAPPGGLRPVLDAVYALVDPPVNALRKVVPQPFNFPLDLAFLVWFIIIIVAHGIVCGTGGALL, from the coding sequence ATGACGTTCCTCTGCTCGGTCATCGGTGCCTACGAGATCATCCTCTGGGTGCGCGTGATCATCGGCTTCGTGTTCATGTTCAAGCCCGGGTGGGCGCCGCCCGGTGGGCTCCGCCCTGTCCTGGACGCGGTCTATGCGCTGGTCGATCCGCCGGTGAACGCGCTGCGCAAGGTGGTACCCCAACCCTTCAATTTCCCGCTCGATCTGGCATTCTTGGTCTGGTTCATCATCATCATTGTCGCCCACGGGATTGTGTGCGGAACAGGAGGGGCGCTGCTATGA
- the ftsZ gene encoding cell division protein FtsZ — MAMGLQNYLAVIKVVGIGGGGVNAVNRMIDSGLKGVEFIAVNTDAQALLMSDADVKLDIGRNLTRGLGAGADPEVGRQAAEEHRDEIEEVLKGADMVFITAGKGGGTGTGGAPVVAEIAKAQGALTIGVVTRPFSFEGRRRAVVAEQGIMSLKDKLDTLIIIPNDRLLQVCDETTSVLEAFKMADEVLLQGVQGITDLITTPGLINLDFADVKTIMTNAGSSLMGIGTARGENRAAEAARNAISSPLLEASVEGARGVLLNICGGSDLGLFEVHEAAEIVAKSAHPDANIIFGAVVDDQLGDEVRVTVIASGFDRWTTQAVEPAMAGRHATVLDLEPLEGEDYVIEPFGGGEPTYAPEPVYAREPERERPETREPTYIFDADEDEDLDIPSFLRRP; from the coding sequence ATGGCCATGGGCCTGCAGAATTACCTGGCGGTCATCAAGGTCGTCGGGATTGGTGGCGGCGGGGTCAACGCGGTCAACCGGATGATCGACTCCGGCCTCAAGGGCGTGGAGTTCATCGCGGTCAACACCGACGCCCAGGCCCTCCTGATGTCAGACGCCGACGTCAAGCTGGACATCGGCCGGAACCTGACCCGTGGCCTCGGCGCCGGTGCCGACCCGGAAGTGGGGCGCCAGGCGGCGGAGGAGCACCGCGACGAGATCGAGGAGGTGCTGAAGGGCGCCGACATGGTGTTCATCACCGCCGGCAAGGGCGGCGGCACCGGCACCGGCGGGGCCCCGGTGGTGGCGGAGATCGCCAAGGCGCAGGGCGCCCTCACCATCGGCGTCGTCACCCGGCCGTTCTCCTTCGAGGGGCGCCGACGGGCAGTGGTGGCCGAGCAGGGGATCATGAGCCTGAAGGACAAGCTCGACACCCTGATCATCATCCCGAACGACCGGCTGCTCCAGGTGTGCGATGAGACAACCTCGGTCCTCGAGGCCTTCAAGATGGCCGACGAGGTGCTGCTCCAGGGTGTCCAGGGCATCACGGACCTGATCACCACACCCGGGCTCATCAACCTCGACTTCGCCGACGTCAAGACGATCATGACCAACGCCGGCTCGTCGCTCATGGGCATCGGTACCGCCCGGGGCGAGAACCGGGCGGCCGAGGCGGCCCGCAACGCCATCTCCTCGCCGCTGCTCGAGGCCTCGGTCGAGGGCGCCCGCGGCGTGCTGCTCAACATCTGCGGTGGCAGCGACCTGGGCCTGTTCGAGGTCCACGAGGCGGCCGAGATCGTGGCCAAGTCCGCCCACCCGGACGCCAACATCATCTTCGGCGCCGTGGTGGACGACCAGCTGGGCGACGAGGTGCGGGTCACCGTCATCGCCTCGGGCTTCGACCGCTGGACGACCCAGGCGGTGGAACCGGCCATGGCCGGCCGCCACGCCACGGTGCTGGACCTGGAGCCGCTCGAGGGCGAGGACTACGTCATCGAACCCTTCGGCGGCGGCGAGCCCACCTACGCCCCCGAGCCCGTCTACGCCCGGGAGCCCGAGCGGGAGCGCCCCGAAACCCGTGAACCGACCTACATCTTCGACGCCGACGAAGACGAGGACCTCGATATCCCGAGCTTCCTTCGCAGGCCGTAG
- a CDS encoding YggS family pyridoxal phosphate-dependent enzyme — MSELAGRYQRVQDEVAAAARRAGRDPGSVTLVAVSKGFGVAPMRDLIALGQRDFGENRVQEAAAKYKELRTQVRWHFVGRLQRNKVRFLAGWVDLVHSIDRAELATEFDRRAARTVEVLIEVNLSGDPARGGIAPADVPRLAEALAPLPHVRVTGLMGMAPPLGSPGEARPYFRRLAQLSDQLAASTDSGVFHHLSMGMSQDYGVAVEEGATIVRIGEALFGPRPARTGGDRTLNLGSTWLGGR, encoded by the coding sequence GTGAGCGAGCTCGCCGGGCGCTACCAGCGTGTCCAAGACGAGGTTGCCGCGGCCGCTCGGCGTGCCGGGCGCGACCCGGGGAGCGTGACGCTCGTCGCGGTCAGCAAGGGCTTCGGTGTGGCACCGATGCGCGATCTCATCGCACTTGGGCAACGAGATTTCGGCGAAAACCGGGTCCAGGAGGCTGCGGCGAAGTATAAGGAACTACGCACGCAGGTCAGGTGGCACTTCGTCGGCAGGTTGCAGCGGAACAAGGTCAGGTTCCTGGCCGGCTGGGTCGACCTCGTCCACTCGATCGACCGTGCCGAGTTGGCGACGGAGTTTGATCGTCGTGCCGCGCGCACGGTGGAGGTGCTCATCGAGGTGAACTTGTCGGGCGATCCAGCCCGGGGCGGGATCGCTCCGGCCGACGTGCCGCGCCTGGCCGAGGCCTTGGCCCCCCTGCCCCACGTCCGCGTGACCGGGCTCATGGGGATGGCGCCCCCGCTGGGCTCTCCCGGGGAGGCCCGGCCCTACTTCCGGAGGCTGGCGCAGCTCAGCGATCAACTGGCCGCGAGCACCGATTCCGGCGTATTCCACCACCTTTCGATGGGAATGAGCCAGGATTACGGGGTGGCCGTGGAAGAGGGCGCGACGATTGTGCGGATCGGCGAGGCCCTGTTCGGGCCCCGGCCCGCCCGCACGGGGGGCGACCGCACGCTGAACTTGGGCTCAACTTGGCTAGGGGGAAGGTGA
- a CDS encoding UDP-N-acetylglucosamine--N-acetylmuramyl-(pentapeptide) pyrophosphoryl-undecaprenol N-acetylglucosamine transferase: protein MPAPLRQARRPGPAPKTLTEAREVGDPSLPGVVIAGGGTGGHGFVALALAEALVAEPARARVVLAGTTGGPEARAAAAAGIPFEGMDVIGFRRSLAPRDLPRNLSASARTGVATLRARVLLRRVHARVAVGCAGYASVPVAVAARLARVPLVVHEQNAVPGRATRLAAPWASVVAVSFPGTGEAGAPWARRWPRVVVTGNPVRPELAHLDRPALRPAAWEHFGLEAARRTLLVFGGSQGARHINQAALGAYDVWRDRADRQVLHLVGPKELPAAEAALAAERRPGDALVWRLVGFTDRMDLAYAAADLGVCRAGAATLFEIAATGLPCIVVPYPHAGAHQVRNAQPLVELDAVRLVLDADCTRDRLAAEVDGLLDDPPTLAAMSAALRGFAKPDAARDLADLVLEVAGR, encoded by the coding sequence GTGCCGGCGCCCCTGCGGCAGGCGCGGCGGCCGGGGCCGGCGCCGAAGACGCTGACTGAGGCCCGGGAGGTGGGGGACCCCTCGCTGCCCGGTGTCGTGATCGCCGGCGGGGGTACCGGGGGGCACGGGTTCGTGGCTCTGGCGCTCGCCGAGGCCCTGGTGGCGGAGCCGGCCCGGGCCCGGGTGGTCCTGGCGGGCACGACCGGTGGCCCCGAGGCCCGCGCGGCGGCAGCCGCGGGCATACCCTTCGAAGGCATGGACGTGATCGGGTTCCGGCGCTCCCTGGCGCCCCGTGACCTGCCGCGCAACCTCTCGGCCTCCGCCCGCACCGGCGTGGCCACCCTGCGCGCCCGGGTGCTGCTGCGCCGGGTCCACGCGCGTGTGGCCGTGGGGTGCGCGGGCTACGCCAGCGTGCCGGTGGCGGTGGCCGCCCGGCTGGCCCGGGTGCCGCTGGTGGTCCACGAGCAGAACGCCGTCCCGGGCCGGGCCACCCGCCTGGCGGCTCCCTGGGCCTCGGTCGTGGCCGTGTCCTTCCCCGGGACCGGGGAGGCGGGAGCCCCCTGGGCGCGGCGCTGGCCCCGGGTCGTGGTGACCGGCAACCCGGTCCGGCCGGAACTCGCCCACCTGGACCGCCCCGCCCTGCGCCCCGCCGCCTGGGAGCACTTCGGCCTGGAGGCCGCCCGCCGGACCCTGCTGGTCTTCGGCGGGAGCCAGGGCGCCCGGCACATCAACCAGGCGGCACTCGGGGCCTATGACGTCTGGCGTGACCGGGCCGACCGCCAGGTGCTCCACCTGGTGGGCCCGAAGGAGCTGCCCGCGGCTGAGGCCGCGCTGGCCGCGGAGCGCCGGCCGGGCGACGCGCTGGTGTGGCGGCTGGTGGGCTTCACCGACCGGATGGATCTCGCCTACGCGGCTGCCGACCTCGGCGTCTGCCGGGCGGGCGCCGCCACCCTGTTTGAGATCGCCGCGACCGGGCTGCCGTGCATCGTGGTGCCCTACCCGCACGCCGGGGCACACCAGGTGCGCAATGCTCAACCTCTGGTTGAGCTTGATGCCGTCCGGCTGGTGCTCGATGCCGACTGCACCCGTGACCGCCTGGCCGCCGAGGTGGATGGCCTGCTGGACGACCCGCCCACCCTGGCTGCGATGAGCGCCGCTCTCCGGGGGTTCGCCAAGCCCGACGCCGCCCGGGACCTGGCCGACCTCGTGCTCGAGGTGGCGGGCCGGTGA
- the murB gene encoding UDP-N-acetylmuramate dehydrogenase has product MTAGFAAVARSLRTSVRGRVSTDAELAPFTTYRLGGAAAILVEAEAEEDLAATALAAEGAGLPVLALGRGSNLLISDAGFAGIVLRLGKGFDWIRAADDDEEALDAGGATPLGRLANWAARRALTGLEFAVAIPATVGGAVRMNAGAHDSSFAAVLRRARIYRLGEAAAADAPAADLGLGYRSTGLGERDIVCAARLHLQAGSPQDIAARMQRYRDHRAATQPTEPRTAGSMFRNPPPPAPSAGRLIEECGLKGFRVGAVEVSPKHANFFVASAGARASQVHDLLASVQAAVAEATGVVLVPEVRLVGAFGGPPLRT; this is encoded by the coding sequence GTGACCGCCGGGTTCGCCGCCGTCGCCCGCAGCCTGCGCACCTCGGTGCGGGGCCGGGTGTCCACTGACGCCGAGCTGGCCCCGTTCACCACCTACCGCCTGGGCGGGGCCGCCGCCATCCTGGTGGAGGCCGAAGCGGAGGAGGACCTGGCGGCCACCGCTCTGGCGGCCGAGGGCGCCGGGCTCCCGGTGCTCGCCCTGGGGCGGGGGAGCAACCTGCTGATCTCCGACGCCGGGTTCGCGGGCATCGTGCTGCGCCTGGGGAAGGGCTTCGACTGGATCCGGGCTGCCGACGACGATGAGGAGGCCCTCGATGCCGGCGGCGCCACACCCCTCGGCCGGCTGGCCAACTGGGCCGCCCGGCGGGCACTGACCGGCCTGGAGTTCGCCGTGGCCATCCCGGCGACGGTGGGCGGGGCCGTGCGCATGAACGCCGGCGCCCACGACTCGTCGTTCGCCGCGGTGCTGCGCCGGGCGCGCATCTACCGGCTGGGCGAGGCGGCCGCCGCCGACGCGCCCGCCGCCGACCTCGGCCTGGGCTACCGCTCCACCGGCCTGGGGGAGCGCGACATCGTGTGTGCCGCCCGCCTCCACCTGCAGGCGGGATCTCCCCAGGACATCGCCGCCCGGATGCAGCGCTACCGGGACCACCGGGCGGCGACCCAGCCCACCGAGCCCCGTACCGCCGGGTCGATGTTCCGCAACCCGCCCCCGCCCGCCCCTTCGGCCGGGCGCCTGATCGAGGAGTGCGGGCTCAAGGGGTTCCGGGTGGGGGCAGTCGAGGTCTCGCCCAAGCACGCCAACTTCTTCGTGGCCTCGGCCGGCGCCCGGGCGAGCCAGGTTCACGACCTCCTCGCCTCGGTCCAGGCGGCGGTCGCCGAGGCGACGGGGGTCGTGCTGGTCCCCGAGGTCCGCCTGGTGGGCGCCTTCGGCGGCCCGCCCCTGCGTACATGA
- the sepF gene encoding cell division protein SepF codes for MGVWRKTLLYLGLVEEDDFEEEMQAYEEPPRDNSSTIRKITRDDLASAAQRPVPQPKSLGQVHIVEPRAYDDAKEIGDKLRASVPVIMNLQGIEEDLFKRLTAFASGLAYGLEGRVQRLAPRVYLITPANVEVSAEERRRLMERGFFDEF; via the coding sequence ATGGGTGTCTGGAGGAAGACGCTGCTGTACCTGGGGCTCGTCGAAGAGGACGACTTCGAAGAGGAGATGCAGGCGTACGAAGAGCCGCCGCGGGACAACTCCTCGACCATACGCAAGATCACCCGTGATGACCTCGCCTCCGCCGCGCAGCGCCCGGTCCCGCAGCCGAAGTCGCTCGGCCAGGTCCACATCGTGGAGCCCCGGGCCTACGACGACGCCAAGGAGATCGGCGACAAGCTGCGGGCCTCGGTGCCGGTGATCATGAACCTGCAGGGCATCGAGGAGGACCTGTTCAAGCGCCTGACCGCCTTCGCCTCCGGGCTGGCCTACGGGCTGGAGGGCCGGGTCCAGCGCCTCGCCCCCCGCGTCTACCTGATCACACCCGCCAACGTCGAGGTCTCGGCCGAGGAGCGCCGGCGTCTGATGGAGCGCGGCTTTTTCGATGAGTTCTAA
- a CDS encoding polyphenol oxidase family protein gives MAFSTRLGGVSAPPYDSLNLSVATGDDPERVAANRERLSAALGLAPAWGPTWALARQVHGCGVLVDPAAGGGPEDADAVVVHEPGRPAAVLVADCVPIALVGEGVAAAVHAGWRGLCAGVIEAAVSAIGAPRDALVAWIGPCIGPCCYEVGPEVSAAFVARRPGAPACTRTVGGATHFDLRAAATWVLARAGVAVAEGDAPSDGLTGGPACTACDPRFFSHRRDARGGGTTGRQALVVWVP, from the coding sequence GTGGCCTTCAGCACCCGCCTGGGCGGGGTGAGCGCCCCCCCGTACGACTCGCTGAACCTGAGCGTGGCCACCGGCGACGACCCGGAGCGGGTGGCGGCCAACCGGGAGCGCCTTTCCGCCGCGCTCGGCCTCGCCCCGGCGTGGGGCCCCACCTGGGCGCTCGCCCGCCAGGTGCACGGCTGCGGGGTCCTGGTGGATCCGGCGGCGGGTGGCGGGCCCGAGGACGCCGACGCGGTGGTCGTGCACGAGCCCGGCCGGCCGGCGGCGGTGCTGGTGGCCGACTGCGTTCCCATCGCCCTGGTGGGTGAGGGCGTGGCCGCCGCGGTCCACGCCGGCTGGCGCGGCCTGTGTGCCGGGGTGATCGAGGCGGCGGTGTCCGCCATCGGCGCGCCCCGGGACGCCCTGGTGGCCTGGATCGGGCCGTGCATCGGCCCGTGCTGCTACGAGGTGGGCCCCGAGGTCTCGGCGGCCTTCGTCGCCCGGCGGCCGGGCGCGCCCGCCTGCACCCGAACGGTGGGCGGCGCCACCCACTTCGACCTCCGGGCGGCCGCGACCTGGGTGCTGGCCCGCGCCGGGGTGGCGGTCGCCGAGGGCGATGCACCGAGTGACGGCCTGACCGGAGGCCCGGCGTGCACGGCGTGCGACCCGAGGTTCTTTTCCCACCGCCGCGACGCCCGCGGGGGAGGGACGACGGGCCGGCAGGCCTTGGTGGTGTGGGTCCCGTGA
- a CDS encoding DivIVA domain-containing protein, with protein MTLTPEDIESKRFHDAFRGYNHEEVDLFLDEVAASFKALYLQVEATTQRARELETQIDTGRQMFEDSRRAIDESRRLADENRRLLDENRRAVEEARRLGKEARRPAVEEPAYVPSIPTPAHPAPSVGFSAANAESILKRTLLAAQRAADEAVAEAEAQAEQIVADARSRAAQLDSESSRRAAAAVSGAEDRLRRIAEQARRLRELYTEHHARLRTFVEGQLQSLSVLGPPPDDLDVAVPEDPIRLPPVPPVEAAPAVPPAPEPPPALPSWATMPPPDTAPAAPLSSPSTAEPFWGTTLGGSADPSAGNARTDAQAGYTQEAGAWGDPVGVPGGGPAPPGPPRVADPSPPGAPDPAGTGPDPGMSPWSRPASSFSPRSSGEGADPGVSDRAPIFPPGSGSGSGSAPAEDDHASPAEDEAGRRSVRELFWGKG; from the coding sequence ATGACGCTGACCCCAGAGGACATCGAATCCAAGCGGTTCCACGACGCGTTTCGTGGCTACAACCACGAAGAAGTGGACCTCTTCCTCGACGAGGTGGCGGCCAGCTTCAAAGCCCTGTACCTGCAGGTCGAGGCGACCACGCAGCGCGCACGAGAGCTCGAGACGCAGATCGACACCGGGCGCCAGATGTTCGAGGACAGCCGCCGGGCCATCGACGAGAGCCGCCGCCTGGCGGACGAGAACCGCCGGTTGCTCGACGAGAACCGCCGGGCGGTCGAGGAGGCCCGGAGGCTGGGGAAGGAGGCCCGCCGGCCCGCGGTGGAGGAGCCGGCGTATGTCCCGAGCATCCCCACCCCGGCGCACCCCGCCCCCTCCGTGGGCTTCTCCGCGGCCAATGCCGAGAGCATCCTGAAGCGCACGCTGCTCGCTGCCCAGCGTGCCGCCGACGAAGCGGTGGCCGAGGCCGAGGCCCAGGCCGAGCAGATCGTGGCCGACGCCCGCTCGCGCGCCGCGCAGCTGGACTCCGAGTCCAGCCGCCGGGCCGCCGCCGCGGTCTCGGGGGCCGAGGACCGGCTGCGCCGCATCGCCGAGCAGGCCCGCCGGCTCCGGGAGCTGTACACCGAGCACCATGCCCGCCTGCGCACCTTCGTCGAGGGCCAGCTGCAGAGCCTGAGCGTGCTGGGACCACCGCCCGATGACCTCGACGTGGCGGTCCCCGAGGACCCCATTCGTCTCCCACCGGTTCCCCCGGTGGAGGCGGCGCCGGCGGTCCCTCCCGCCCCGGAGCCGCCTCCCGCCCTTCCGTCGTGGGCCACGATGCCGCCCCCCGACACTGCGCCCGCCGCCCCCCTGTCCAGCCCCTCCACCGCCGAGCCGTTCTGGGGCACTACGCTGGGCGGGTCCGCCGACCCGTCGGCGGGCAACGCACGGACCGACGCACAGGCCGGCTACACCCAGGAGGCCGGCGCCTGGGGCGACCCGGTGGGCGTGCCCGGAGGCGGACCGGCCCCTCCCGGACCGCCGAGGGTGGCCGATCCGTCACCGCCCGGCGCGCCCGACCCGGCAGGCACTGGGCCAGATCCCGGCATGTCTCCGTGGAGCCGGCCCGCCTCATCGTTCTCCCCCCGGTCATCAGGGGAGGGAGCGGACCCCGGCGTCAGCGACCGCGCCCCGATCTTCCCCCCGGGATCGGGATCGGGATCGGGATCGGCCCCCGCTGAGGACGACCACGCCAGCCCGGCCGAGGACGAGGCCGGGCGGCGCTCGGTACGCGAGCTCTTCTGGGGCAAGGGCTGA